A genomic region of Paroedura picta isolate Pp20150507F chromosome 4, Ppicta_v3.0, whole genome shotgun sequence contains the following coding sequences:
- the SIN3B gene encoding paired amphipathic helix protein Sin3b isoform X1 has protein sequence MAAGGGGGGGGGRGGGGGGGGGAARLGGRAGQAGGGGGGAAAAAPPEKLPVHVEDALSYLDQVKIRFGSDPATYNGFLEIMKEFKSQSIDTPGVIRRVSQLFHGHPDLIVGFNAFLPLGYRIEIPKNGKLSIQSPLAGQVSLEPGQNPFLLHYCQDKPNSHGDCSEEFRQQLPGKDDKLQMPLESDSVEFNNAISYVNKIKTRFLDHPEIYRSFLEILHTYQKEQLSAKGRPFRGMSEEEVFTEVANLFRGQEDLLSEFGQFLPEAKRSLFMGNGPCDANSIPRTEHEKSLEHSKKRSRPLLLRPVPGPAKKKMKLRGTKDPSVATVGKYGTLQEFSFFDKAKVPWAFWSCWQVRRVLKSQEVYENFLRCIALFNQELVSGSELLQLVTPFLGKFPELFAQFKSFLGVKELSFASPLSDRAGDGMCREIDYASCKRIGSSYRALPKTYQQPKCSGRTAICKEVLNDTWVSFPSWSEDSTFVSSKKTPYEEQLHRCEDERFELDVVLETNLATIRVLESVQKKLSRMSPDDQEKFRLDDCLGGTSEVIQRRAIYRIYGDKAPEIIESLKKNPLTAVPVVLKRLKAKEDEWREAQQGFNKIWREQYEKAYLKSLDHQAVNFKQNDTKALRSKSLLNEIESVYDEHQEQHSEGRGAMNEPHLIFVYEDRQILDDAASLVTYYVKRQPTIQKEDQATIRQIVQRFVPDLFFSQLPEHPVSEEPPSDEKDGLKTAPLDTRDLRKRNATGPQPSPQAEAKAPTVEMHELRKRPVPGPPPSPLEEKPPALEGHELRKRNPPLGAPASPAKDKRAPPRPRGPLHALDDVYTLFFANNNWYFFLRLHQTLCARLLKICRQAQRQLLDHRAEKEKEKVLCEGRKERSGDPALELRLKQPSEVELEEYYPAFLDLVRNLLDGNIDPTQYEDTLREMFTIHAYIGFTMDKLVQNIVRQLHHLVSDDVCLKVVELYLSERKRGAAGGNLSSQCVRAAKETSYQWKAERYMADENCFKVMFLQRKDQVIMTIELLDTEETQTEDPVEVQHLANYVEQYVGVEGPLSSQNEGFVLKPVFLQRNLQKFRRWQCQQVQAWRDKAKSSWRQLVGVESACNVDCKFKLNSHKMLFVTNAEDYMYRRGALSRASRAQPLVLLRHHRRFAEWHQRWLGRHVAAEAAELVQDWLMGDEDEDLVPCKTTCETTSVHGVPINRYRVQYSRQPSSP, from the exons atggcggccggggggggaggcggcggcggcggcggccgggggggcggcgggggcggcggaggCGGGGCCGCCAGGCTGGGGGGCCGCGCGGGACAAGCAGGAGGTGGCGGAGGGGGGGCGGCCGCCGCGGCCCCCCCGGAGAAGCTCCCCGTTCAC GTGGAGGACGCACTCTCCTACCTGGACCAGGTGAAGATCCGGTTTGGCAGCGACCCGGCCACCTACAACGGCTTCCTGGAGATCATGAAAGAGTTCAAGAGTCAAAG CATCGACACCCCCGGCGTGATCCGGCGTGTCTCTCAGCTGTTTCACGGACATCCCGACCTCATTGTGGGCTTCAACGCCTTCCTGCCCTTGGGCTACAGAATAGAGATTCCAAAGAACGGGAAACTCAGCATTCAGTCCCCGCTGGCCGGCCAG GTCTCTCTGGAGCCGGGTCAGAACCCCTTCTTACTCCACTATTGCCAGGACAAACCCAACAGTCACGGGGACTGCTCCGAGGAGTTTCGGCAGCAACTGCCTGGCAAGGATGACAAACTTCAGATGCCGCTGGAGTCCGATTCAGTGGAGTTCAACAATGCCATCAGCTATGTGAACAAGATCAAGACCCGCTTCCTTGACCACCCGGAAATCTACCGCTCCTTCCTGGAGATTCTTCATACCTACCAG AAGGAGCAGCTGAGTGCCAAAGGCCGGCCATTCCGAGGCATGTCCGAAGAGGAGGTGTTCACAGAAGTAGCCAATCTCTTCCGGGGACAGGAAGATCTGCTTTCTGAATTTGGGCAGTTCCTTCCTGAAGCCAAGAGGTCCTTG TTCATGGGAAACGGGCCCTGTGATGCAAACAGCATTCCCAGGACGGAGCACGAGAAGTCCCTGGAGCACAGCAAGAAGCGGTCGAGGCCCTTGCTCCTCCGTCCCGTTCCCGGGCCAGCAAAG AAGAAGATGAAACTGCGAGGGACGAAGGACCCGTCTGTTGCAACAGTGGGAAAATATGGGACTCTGCAGGAATTCTCCTTCTTTGACAAG GCAAAGGTGCCATGGGCTTTCTGGTCTTGTTGGCAGGTGCGCAGAGTGCTCAAGAGCCAGGAGGTCTATGAGAACTTCCTCCGCTGCATCGCTCTCTTCAACCAAGAACTGGTGTCGGGATCCGAACTTCTTCAGCTGGTCACCCCTTTTTTGGG GAAATTCCCTGAGCTCTTTGCCCAGTTCAAGTCCTTCCTGGGGGTGAAAGAGCTCTCGTTTGCCTCCCCGCTGAGCGATCGCGCTGGGGACGGCATGTGCCGGGAGATCGACTACGCCTCCTGCAAGCGCATCGGTTCCAGCTACCGGGCCCTGCCCAAAACCTACCAGCAGCCCAAGTGCAGCGGCAGGACGGCCATCTGCAAGGAG GTGCTGAATGACActtgggtttcattcccctcctgGTCTGAGGATTCCACTTTTGTGAGCTCCAAGAAGACGCCCTATGAGGAGCAGCTGCACCGTTGTGAGGACGAGCGTTTCGAG CTGGATGTCGTCCTGGAGACCAACCTGGCCACCATCCGGGTGTTGGAAAGCGTGCAGAAGAAACTGTCCCGCATGTCGCCAGACGACCAGGAGAAGTTCCGGCTGGACGACTGCTTGGGGGGCACGTCGGAAGTGATCCAGCGCCGGGCCATCTACCGTATCTACGGGGACAAAGCGCCAGAGATCATTGAGAGCCTGAAAAAGAACCCGCTCACTGCAGTCCCGGTCGTCCTGAAGAG GCTGAAGGCCAAGGAGGACGAGTGGCGCGAGGCCCAGCAGGGCTTCAACAAGATCTGGCGGGAGCAATACGAGAAGGCCTACCTGAAGTCCCTCGACCACCAGGCTGTGAACTTCAAGCAGAATGACACCAAGGCACTGCGCTCCAAGAGTCTGCTCAATGAGATTGAGAGTGTCTACGACGAG CACCAGGAGCAGCactcggaggggaggggagcgatgAATGAGCCACACCTCATCTTTGTCTACGAGGACAGGCAGATCCTGGATGACGCGGCTTCCCTCGTCACCTACTACGTGAAACGGCAGCCCACCATCCAGAAGGAGGATCAGGCCACCATCCGGCAGATTGTCCAGCGCTTCGTTCCCGACCTGTTCTTCTCCCAGCTGCCAGAGCACCCGGTTTCAGAAGAGCCCCCGAGTGACGAGAAGGACGGCCTCAAGACGGCCCCTCTGGACACGCGTGACTTGCGGAAGCGGAACGCCACCggcccccagcccagcccccagGCGGAGGCCAAGGCGCCCACCGTGGAGATGCATGAGCTGCGGAAGAGGCCTGTGCCAGGACCCCCGCCCAGCCCCCTGGAGGAGAAGCCGCCCGCCCTCGAAGGCCACGAGCTGCGCAAGAGGAACCCTCCCCTGGGGGCCCCCGCCAGCCCGGCCAAGGACAAGAgggcccctccccgtccccgGGGGCCCCTCCACGCCCTGGATGACGTCTACACGCTCTTCTTTGCCAACAACAACTGGTACTTCTTCCTGCGCCTCCACCAGACGCTGTGTGCCAGGCTGCTCAAGATCTGCCGCCAGGCCCAGAGGCAGCTGCTGGATCACCGGgccgagaaggagaaggagaaggtccTCTGCGAAGGCCGGAAGGAGCGCTCGGGCGACCCGGCCCTGGAGCTGAGGCTGAAGCAGCCAA GCGAAGTGGAGCTGGAGGAGTATTACCCGGCATTCCTGGACTTGGTGAGGAACCTGCTGGATGGCAACATAGACCCCACGCAGTACGAGGACACCTTGCGGGAGATGTTCACCATCCACGCTTACATTGGCTTCACCATGGACAAGCTGGTGCAGAACATTGTCCGGCAG ctGCATCATCTGGTCAGCGATGACGTCTGCCTCAAGGTGGTGGAGCTGTACCTGAGTGAGCGGAAGCGGGGGGCAGCCGGGGGCAACCTGTCCTCGCAGTGCGTGCGGGCCGCCAAGGAGACGAGCTACCAGTGGAAGGCCGAGCGCTACATGGCGGATGAGAATTGCTTCAAG GTGATGTTCCTGCAGAGGAAGGACCAGGTGATCATGACCATTGAACTGCTGGACACGGAGGAGACCCAGACTGAGGACCCCGTGGAGGTCCAG CACTTGGCCAACTACGTGGAGCAGTACGTGGGGGTGGAGGGCCCCCTGAGCAGCCAGAACGAAGGCTTCGTGTTGAAACCCGTCTTCCTGCAAAG GAACCTGCAGAAGTTCCGTCGCTGGCAGTGCCAGCAGGTGCAGGCCTGGCGGGACAAGGCCAAGAGCTCCTGGAGGCAGCTGGTCGGGGTGGAGAGCGCCTGCAACGTGGACTGCAAGTTCAAGCTGAACTCCCACAAGATGCTCTTTGTCACCAACGCCGAGGACTACATGTACCGCCGGGGGGCCCTCTCCCGGGCCAGTCGG GCACAGCCTCTCGTCCTGCTGCGGCACCACCGGCGCTTTGCGGAATGGCACCAGCGCTGGCTGGGGAGGCACGTGGCTGCGGAAGCTGCGGAGCTGGTCCAGGACTGGCTGATgggggacgaggacgaggactTGGTGCCTTGCAAGACCACGTGTGAGACCACGAGCGTCCACGGGGTGCCCATCAACCGCTACCGGGTGCAGTACAGCCGCCAGCCGTCCTCGCCCTGA
- the SIN3B gene encoding paired amphipathic helix protein Sin3b isoform X2 — translation MAAGGGGGGGGGRGGGGGGGGGAARLGGRAGQAGGGGGGAAAAAPPEKLPVHVEDALSYLDQVKIRFGSDPATYNGFLEIMKEFKSQSIDTPGVIRRVSQLFHGHPDLIVGFNAFLPLGYRIEIPKNGKLSIQSPLAGQVSLEPGQNPFLLHYCQDKPNSHGDCSEEFRQQLPGKDDKLQMPLESDSVEFNNAISYVNKIKTRFLDHPEIYRSFLEILHTYQKEQLSAKGRPFRGMSEEEVFTEVANLFRGQEDLLSEFGQFLPEAKRSLFMGNGPCDANSIPRTEHEKSLEHSKKRSRPLLLRPVPGPAKKKMKLRGTKDPSVATVGKYGTLQEFSFFDKVRRVLKSQEVYENFLRCIALFNQELVSGSELLQLVTPFLGKFPELFAQFKSFLGVKELSFASPLSDRAGDGMCREIDYASCKRIGSSYRALPKTYQQPKCSGRTAICKEVLNDTWVSFPSWSEDSTFVSSKKTPYEEQLHRCEDERFELDVVLETNLATIRVLESVQKKLSRMSPDDQEKFRLDDCLGGTSEVIQRRAIYRIYGDKAPEIIESLKKNPLTAVPVVLKRLKAKEDEWREAQQGFNKIWREQYEKAYLKSLDHQAVNFKQNDTKALRSKSLLNEIESVYDEHQEQHSEGRGAMNEPHLIFVYEDRQILDDAASLVTYYVKRQPTIQKEDQATIRQIVQRFVPDLFFSQLPEHPVSEEPPSDEKDGLKTAPLDTRDLRKRNATGPQPSPQAEAKAPTVEMHELRKRPVPGPPPSPLEEKPPALEGHELRKRNPPLGAPASPAKDKRAPPRPRGPLHALDDVYTLFFANNNWYFFLRLHQTLCARLLKICRQAQRQLLDHRAEKEKEKVLCEGRKERSGDPALELRLKQPSEVELEEYYPAFLDLVRNLLDGNIDPTQYEDTLREMFTIHAYIGFTMDKLVQNIVRQLHHLVSDDVCLKVVELYLSERKRGAAGGNLSSQCVRAAKETSYQWKAERYMADENCFKVMFLQRKDQVIMTIELLDTEETQTEDPVEVQHLANYVEQYVGVEGPLSSQNEGFVLKPVFLQRNLQKFRRWQCQQVQAWRDKAKSSWRQLVGVESACNVDCKFKLNSHKMLFVTNAEDYMYRRGALSRASRAQPLVLLRHHRRFAEWHQRWLGRHVAAEAAELVQDWLMGDEDEDLVPCKTTCETTSVHGVPINRYRVQYSRQPSSP, via the exons atggcggccggggggggaggcggcggcggcggcggccgggggggcggcgggggcggcggaggCGGGGCCGCCAGGCTGGGGGGCCGCGCGGGACAAGCAGGAGGTGGCGGAGGGGGGGCGGCCGCCGCGGCCCCCCCGGAGAAGCTCCCCGTTCAC GTGGAGGACGCACTCTCCTACCTGGACCAGGTGAAGATCCGGTTTGGCAGCGACCCGGCCACCTACAACGGCTTCCTGGAGATCATGAAAGAGTTCAAGAGTCAAAG CATCGACACCCCCGGCGTGATCCGGCGTGTCTCTCAGCTGTTTCACGGACATCCCGACCTCATTGTGGGCTTCAACGCCTTCCTGCCCTTGGGCTACAGAATAGAGATTCCAAAGAACGGGAAACTCAGCATTCAGTCCCCGCTGGCCGGCCAG GTCTCTCTGGAGCCGGGTCAGAACCCCTTCTTACTCCACTATTGCCAGGACAAACCCAACAGTCACGGGGACTGCTCCGAGGAGTTTCGGCAGCAACTGCCTGGCAAGGATGACAAACTTCAGATGCCGCTGGAGTCCGATTCAGTGGAGTTCAACAATGCCATCAGCTATGTGAACAAGATCAAGACCCGCTTCCTTGACCACCCGGAAATCTACCGCTCCTTCCTGGAGATTCTTCATACCTACCAG AAGGAGCAGCTGAGTGCCAAAGGCCGGCCATTCCGAGGCATGTCCGAAGAGGAGGTGTTCACAGAAGTAGCCAATCTCTTCCGGGGACAGGAAGATCTGCTTTCTGAATTTGGGCAGTTCCTTCCTGAAGCCAAGAGGTCCTTG TTCATGGGAAACGGGCCCTGTGATGCAAACAGCATTCCCAGGACGGAGCACGAGAAGTCCCTGGAGCACAGCAAGAAGCGGTCGAGGCCCTTGCTCCTCCGTCCCGTTCCCGGGCCAGCAAAG AAGAAGATGAAACTGCGAGGGACGAAGGACCCGTCTGTTGCAACAGTGGGAAAATATGGGACTCTGCAGGAATTCTCCTTCTTTGACAAG GTGCGCAGAGTGCTCAAGAGCCAGGAGGTCTATGAGAACTTCCTCCGCTGCATCGCTCTCTTCAACCAAGAACTGGTGTCGGGATCCGAACTTCTTCAGCTGGTCACCCCTTTTTTGGG GAAATTCCCTGAGCTCTTTGCCCAGTTCAAGTCCTTCCTGGGGGTGAAAGAGCTCTCGTTTGCCTCCCCGCTGAGCGATCGCGCTGGGGACGGCATGTGCCGGGAGATCGACTACGCCTCCTGCAAGCGCATCGGTTCCAGCTACCGGGCCCTGCCCAAAACCTACCAGCAGCCCAAGTGCAGCGGCAGGACGGCCATCTGCAAGGAG GTGCTGAATGACActtgggtttcattcccctcctgGTCTGAGGATTCCACTTTTGTGAGCTCCAAGAAGACGCCCTATGAGGAGCAGCTGCACCGTTGTGAGGACGAGCGTTTCGAG CTGGATGTCGTCCTGGAGACCAACCTGGCCACCATCCGGGTGTTGGAAAGCGTGCAGAAGAAACTGTCCCGCATGTCGCCAGACGACCAGGAGAAGTTCCGGCTGGACGACTGCTTGGGGGGCACGTCGGAAGTGATCCAGCGCCGGGCCATCTACCGTATCTACGGGGACAAAGCGCCAGAGATCATTGAGAGCCTGAAAAAGAACCCGCTCACTGCAGTCCCGGTCGTCCTGAAGAG GCTGAAGGCCAAGGAGGACGAGTGGCGCGAGGCCCAGCAGGGCTTCAACAAGATCTGGCGGGAGCAATACGAGAAGGCCTACCTGAAGTCCCTCGACCACCAGGCTGTGAACTTCAAGCAGAATGACACCAAGGCACTGCGCTCCAAGAGTCTGCTCAATGAGATTGAGAGTGTCTACGACGAG CACCAGGAGCAGCactcggaggggaggggagcgatgAATGAGCCACACCTCATCTTTGTCTACGAGGACAGGCAGATCCTGGATGACGCGGCTTCCCTCGTCACCTACTACGTGAAACGGCAGCCCACCATCCAGAAGGAGGATCAGGCCACCATCCGGCAGATTGTCCAGCGCTTCGTTCCCGACCTGTTCTTCTCCCAGCTGCCAGAGCACCCGGTTTCAGAAGAGCCCCCGAGTGACGAGAAGGACGGCCTCAAGACGGCCCCTCTGGACACGCGTGACTTGCGGAAGCGGAACGCCACCggcccccagcccagcccccagGCGGAGGCCAAGGCGCCCACCGTGGAGATGCATGAGCTGCGGAAGAGGCCTGTGCCAGGACCCCCGCCCAGCCCCCTGGAGGAGAAGCCGCCCGCCCTCGAAGGCCACGAGCTGCGCAAGAGGAACCCTCCCCTGGGGGCCCCCGCCAGCCCGGCCAAGGACAAGAgggcccctccccgtccccgGGGGCCCCTCCACGCCCTGGATGACGTCTACACGCTCTTCTTTGCCAACAACAACTGGTACTTCTTCCTGCGCCTCCACCAGACGCTGTGTGCCAGGCTGCTCAAGATCTGCCGCCAGGCCCAGAGGCAGCTGCTGGATCACCGGgccgagaaggagaaggagaaggtccTCTGCGAAGGCCGGAAGGAGCGCTCGGGCGACCCGGCCCTGGAGCTGAGGCTGAAGCAGCCAA GCGAAGTGGAGCTGGAGGAGTATTACCCGGCATTCCTGGACTTGGTGAGGAACCTGCTGGATGGCAACATAGACCCCACGCAGTACGAGGACACCTTGCGGGAGATGTTCACCATCCACGCTTACATTGGCTTCACCATGGACAAGCTGGTGCAGAACATTGTCCGGCAG ctGCATCATCTGGTCAGCGATGACGTCTGCCTCAAGGTGGTGGAGCTGTACCTGAGTGAGCGGAAGCGGGGGGCAGCCGGGGGCAACCTGTCCTCGCAGTGCGTGCGGGCCGCCAAGGAGACGAGCTACCAGTGGAAGGCCGAGCGCTACATGGCGGATGAGAATTGCTTCAAG GTGATGTTCCTGCAGAGGAAGGACCAGGTGATCATGACCATTGAACTGCTGGACACGGAGGAGACCCAGACTGAGGACCCCGTGGAGGTCCAG CACTTGGCCAACTACGTGGAGCAGTACGTGGGGGTGGAGGGCCCCCTGAGCAGCCAGAACGAAGGCTTCGTGTTGAAACCCGTCTTCCTGCAAAG GAACCTGCAGAAGTTCCGTCGCTGGCAGTGCCAGCAGGTGCAGGCCTGGCGGGACAAGGCCAAGAGCTCCTGGAGGCAGCTGGTCGGGGTGGAGAGCGCCTGCAACGTGGACTGCAAGTTCAAGCTGAACTCCCACAAGATGCTCTTTGTCACCAACGCCGAGGACTACATGTACCGCCGGGGGGCCCTCTCCCGGGCCAGTCGG GCACAGCCTCTCGTCCTGCTGCGGCACCACCGGCGCTTTGCGGAATGGCACCAGCGCTGGCTGGGGAGGCACGTGGCTGCGGAAGCTGCGGAGCTGGTCCAGGACTGGCTGATgggggacgaggacgaggactTGGTGCCTTGCAAGACCACGTGTGAGACCACGAGCGTCCACGGGGTGCCCATCAACCGCTACCGGGTGCAGTACAGCCGCCAGCCGTCCTCGCCCTGA
- the SIN3B gene encoding paired amphipathic helix protein Sin3b isoform X3: MAAGGGGGGGGGRGGGGGGGGGAARLGGRAGQAGGGGGGAAAAAPPEKLPVHVEDALSYLDQVKIRFGSDPATYNGFLEIMKEFKSQSIDTPGVIRRVSQLFHGHPDLIVGFNAFLPLGYRIEIPKNGKLSIQSPLAGQDKPNSHGDCSEEFRQQLPGKDDKLQMPLESDSVEFNNAISYVNKIKTRFLDHPEIYRSFLEILHTYQKEQLSAKGRPFRGMSEEEVFTEVANLFRGQEDLLSEFGQFLPEAKRSLFMGNGPCDANSIPRTEHEKSLEHSKKRSRPLLLRPVPGPAKKKMKLRGTKDPSVATVGKYGTLQEFSFFDKAKVPWAFWSCWQVRRVLKSQEVYENFLRCIALFNQELVSGSELLQLVTPFLGKFPELFAQFKSFLGVKELSFASPLSDRAGDGMCREIDYASCKRIGSSYRALPKTYQQPKCSGRTAICKEVLNDTWVSFPSWSEDSTFVSSKKTPYEEQLHRCEDERFELDVVLETNLATIRVLESVQKKLSRMSPDDQEKFRLDDCLGGTSEVIQRRAIYRIYGDKAPEIIESLKKNPLTAVPVVLKRLKAKEDEWREAQQGFNKIWREQYEKAYLKSLDHQAVNFKQNDTKALRSKSLLNEIESVYDEHQEQHSEGRGAMNEPHLIFVYEDRQILDDAASLVTYYVKRQPTIQKEDQATIRQIVQRFVPDLFFSQLPEHPVSEEPPSDEKDGLKTAPLDTRDLRKRNATGPQPSPQAEAKAPTVEMHELRKRPVPGPPPSPLEEKPPALEGHELRKRNPPLGAPASPAKDKRAPPRPRGPLHALDDVYTLFFANNNWYFFLRLHQTLCARLLKICRQAQRQLLDHRAEKEKEKVLCEGRKERSGDPALELRLKQPSEVELEEYYPAFLDLVRNLLDGNIDPTQYEDTLREMFTIHAYIGFTMDKLVQNIVRQLHHLVSDDVCLKVVELYLSERKRGAAGGNLSSQCVRAAKETSYQWKAERYMADENCFKVMFLQRKDQVIMTIELLDTEETQTEDPVEVQHLANYVEQYVGVEGPLSSQNEGFVLKPVFLQRNLQKFRRWQCQQVQAWRDKAKSSWRQLVGVESACNVDCKFKLNSHKMLFVTNAEDYMYRRGALSRASRAQPLVLLRHHRRFAEWHQRWLGRHVAAEAAELVQDWLMGDEDEDLVPCKTTCETTSVHGVPINRYRVQYSRQPSSP; encoded by the exons atggcggccggggggggaggcggcggcggcggcggccgggggggcggcgggggcggcggaggCGGGGCCGCCAGGCTGGGGGGCCGCGCGGGACAAGCAGGAGGTGGCGGAGGGGGGGCGGCCGCCGCGGCCCCCCCGGAGAAGCTCCCCGTTCAC GTGGAGGACGCACTCTCCTACCTGGACCAGGTGAAGATCCGGTTTGGCAGCGACCCGGCCACCTACAACGGCTTCCTGGAGATCATGAAAGAGTTCAAGAGTCAAAG CATCGACACCCCCGGCGTGATCCGGCGTGTCTCTCAGCTGTTTCACGGACATCCCGACCTCATTGTGGGCTTCAACGCCTTCCTGCCCTTGGGCTACAGAATAGAGATTCCAAAGAACGGGAAACTCAGCATTCAGTCCCCGCTGGCCGGCCAG GACAAACCCAACAGTCACGGGGACTGCTCCGAGGAGTTTCGGCAGCAACTGCCTGGCAAGGATGACAAACTTCAGATGCCGCTGGAGTCCGATTCAGTGGAGTTCAACAATGCCATCAGCTATGTGAACAAGATCAAGACCCGCTTCCTTGACCACCCGGAAATCTACCGCTCCTTCCTGGAGATTCTTCATACCTACCAG AAGGAGCAGCTGAGTGCCAAAGGCCGGCCATTCCGAGGCATGTCCGAAGAGGAGGTGTTCACAGAAGTAGCCAATCTCTTCCGGGGACAGGAAGATCTGCTTTCTGAATTTGGGCAGTTCCTTCCTGAAGCCAAGAGGTCCTTG TTCATGGGAAACGGGCCCTGTGATGCAAACAGCATTCCCAGGACGGAGCACGAGAAGTCCCTGGAGCACAGCAAGAAGCGGTCGAGGCCCTTGCTCCTCCGTCCCGTTCCCGGGCCAGCAAAG AAGAAGATGAAACTGCGAGGGACGAAGGACCCGTCTGTTGCAACAGTGGGAAAATATGGGACTCTGCAGGAATTCTCCTTCTTTGACAAG GCAAAGGTGCCATGGGCTTTCTGGTCTTGTTGGCAGGTGCGCAGAGTGCTCAAGAGCCAGGAGGTCTATGAGAACTTCCTCCGCTGCATCGCTCTCTTCAACCAAGAACTGGTGTCGGGATCCGAACTTCTTCAGCTGGTCACCCCTTTTTTGGG GAAATTCCCTGAGCTCTTTGCCCAGTTCAAGTCCTTCCTGGGGGTGAAAGAGCTCTCGTTTGCCTCCCCGCTGAGCGATCGCGCTGGGGACGGCATGTGCCGGGAGATCGACTACGCCTCCTGCAAGCGCATCGGTTCCAGCTACCGGGCCCTGCCCAAAACCTACCAGCAGCCCAAGTGCAGCGGCAGGACGGCCATCTGCAAGGAG GTGCTGAATGACActtgggtttcattcccctcctgGTCTGAGGATTCCACTTTTGTGAGCTCCAAGAAGACGCCCTATGAGGAGCAGCTGCACCGTTGTGAGGACGAGCGTTTCGAG CTGGATGTCGTCCTGGAGACCAACCTGGCCACCATCCGGGTGTTGGAAAGCGTGCAGAAGAAACTGTCCCGCATGTCGCCAGACGACCAGGAGAAGTTCCGGCTGGACGACTGCTTGGGGGGCACGTCGGAAGTGATCCAGCGCCGGGCCATCTACCGTATCTACGGGGACAAAGCGCCAGAGATCATTGAGAGCCTGAAAAAGAACCCGCTCACTGCAGTCCCGGTCGTCCTGAAGAG GCTGAAGGCCAAGGAGGACGAGTGGCGCGAGGCCCAGCAGGGCTTCAACAAGATCTGGCGGGAGCAATACGAGAAGGCCTACCTGAAGTCCCTCGACCACCAGGCTGTGAACTTCAAGCAGAATGACACCAAGGCACTGCGCTCCAAGAGTCTGCTCAATGAGATTGAGAGTGTCTACGACGAG CACCAGGAGCAGCactcggaggggaggggagcgatgAATGAGCCACACCTCATCTTTGTCTACGAGGACAGGCAGATCCTGGATGACGCGGCTTCCCTCGTCACCTACTACGTGAAACGGCAGCCCACCATCCAGAAGGAGGATCAGGCCACCATCCGGCAGATTGTCCAGCGCTTCGTTCCCGACCTGTTCTTCTCCCAGCTGCCAGAGCACCCGGTTTCAGAAGAGCCCCCGAGTGACGAGAAGGACGGCCTCAAGACGGCCCCTCTGGACACGCGTGACTTGCGGAAGCGGAACGCCACCggcccccagcccagcccccagGCGGAGGCCAAGGCGCCCACCGTGGAGATGCATGAGCTGCGGAAGAGGCCTGTGCCAGGACCCCCGCCCAGCCCCCTGGAGGAGAAGCCGCCCGCCCTCGAAGGCCACGAGCTGCGCAAGAGGAACCCTCCCCTGGGGGCCCCCGCCAGCCCGGCCAAGGACAAGAgggcccctccccgtccccgGGGGCCCCTCCACGCCCTGGATGACGTCTACACGCTCTTCTTTGCCAACAACAACTGGTACTTCTTCCTGCGCCTCCACCAGACGCTGTGTGCCAGGCTGCTCAAGATCTGCCGCCAGGCCCAGAGGCAGCTGCTGGATCACCGGgccgagaaggagaaggagaaggtccTCTGCGAAGGCCGGAAGGAGCGCTCGGGCGACCCGGCCCTGGAGCTGAGGCTGAAGCAGCCAA GCGAAGTGGAGCTGGAGGAGTATTACCCGGCATTCCTGGACTTGGTGAGGAACCTGCTGGATGGCAACATAGACCCCACGCAGTACGAGGACACCTTGCGGGAGATGTTCACCATCCACGCTTACATTGGCTTCACCATGGACAAGCTGGTGCAGAACATTGTCCGGCAG ctGCATCATCTGGTCAGCGATGACGTCTGCCTCAAGGTGGTGGAGCTGTACCTGAGTGAGCGGAAGCGGGGGGCAGCCGGGGGCAACCTGTCCTCGCAGTGCGTGCGGGCCGCCAAGGAGACGAGCTACCAGTGGAAGGCCGAGCGCTACATGGCGGATGAGAATTGCTTCAAG GTGATGTTCCTGCAGAGGAAGGACCAGGTGATCATGACCATTGAACTGCTGGACACGGAGGAGACCCAGACTGAGGACCCCGTGGAGGTCCAG CACTTGGCCAACTACGTGGAGCAGTACGTGGGGGTGGAGGGCCCCCTGAGCAGCCAGAACGAAGGCTTCGTGTTGAAACCCGTCTTCCTGCAAAG GAACCTGCAGAAGTTCCGTCGCTGGCAGTGCCAGCAGGTGCAGGCCTGGCGGGACAAGGCCAAGAGCTCCTGGAGGCAGCTGGTCGGGGTGGAGAGCGCCTGCAACGTGGACTGCAAGTTCAAGCTGAACTCCCACAAGATGCTCTTTGTCACCAACGCCGAGGACTACATGTACCGCCGGGGGGCCCTCTCCCGGGCCAGTCGG GCACAGCCTCTCGTCCTGCTGCGGCACCACCGGCGCTTTGCGGAATGGCACCAGCGCTGGCTGGGGAGGCACGTGGCTGCGGAAGCTGCGGAGCTGGTCCAGGACTGGCTGATgggggacgaggacgaggactTGGTGCCTTGCAAGACCACGTGTGAGACCACGAGCGTCCACGGGGTGCCCATCAACCGCTACCGGGTGCAGTACAGCCGCCAGCCGTCCTCGCCCTGA